The DNA region gtccggaggccaataccatcgatttgcggccacactaaccctaatccgatataataataccaattttagtactactcctctcgttgaggagtacagaaaccgatttaaagaaccctttatatagATTTAAAGGgcatcgtagtgtggacgggtacggcgttaaatcggtttaacgctgctaaaatcggtataaacacgtagtgtagaccaggccatagactcatagattttgaggccagaaggaaccatcgtGATCATCCCAGTCTGACCTCTGCACATTGGAGGCCAGAGGATGTCACGCACCCACTTCTGTattagacccctaacctctggctgataCTGAAGTCCttgaatcttgatttaaagacttcaagttacagagaatccaccatttactcttgtTCAAACCACTGTGTGACAtgggccccatgctacagaggaagggggaaaaaaaactcattgtctctgccaatctgacccagggaaaaACCCTTCCCAACCCCCAAGAGAGTGATCACTTGGACCATGAGTATGTGGGAGAGACTCACCAGCCACACCCCTGGGAATGAATTCTCTGCAGTCCACTGGGGCTGTGGCAGCCGAGACCTCTCCCTAGCAGTCAGGGGCGGAGAGCAGGGAAGGAGCACAGTGCAATGGGCTCCAGCACCTGTCAGAGCCACAGATCTcggggaggaagggctggggccCCTGCAGCTTGAAGAAGTGTAACCAAAACCTAGCCTTTGTCATAGGCCTGTGAGTGATGTCACACCTGTCTCCACAGTAACAAGCAATGGCGTCATTCTGACATCACACAGCATCCCTTCCCCGTGGAAAAGGCAGAGCCTGGAGCCCACCAGCAGAAAGCCCAGGGTCCATGGCGGGGTAGGGGAGAGACAGTTCGGAGGAAGCGGCGGGCACACCcgctcaggccccgcccccactccgaGCTGtacgctcccattggctggcttaCGACCGGTCCCCTCCTACTGAGTCCCGCGCCAGCGTTGGCTACCTCTGAAGGGGCGGAGTCTGGGAAGGGAACGGAACCATCGAGCTAGGGAGTAGAGCGGCCGCCTGCTTCCGGCCGCGGGGGGCGATGGGAAGGGCCTGGGCGGACTGAGGCAGCTGGAGGAGGGGCGGAGCGGAGCCCCGAGGAGGAGGTGAGTGGGCCTGGTAGCCACGGGGGCTCACGGCTCTCCTAGCCCGGCGCCCCGCCAGTCCTTCGGCCCTAGCTCCCTGTGGGCATCTCCGAGCCCGTCACAGGGctgggtcccctccccccccccatgggcaCCCCCGGCCCTGGGGTCCCGCGCCCGCAGGCAGGGGCCCCTCGCTGCGCCTGACATGGGagcgggccgggccaggccgCGGGGGGGTGACAAAAACGGGAGgggccggactcctgggttcagctCCCCGCGGAGGGGGAGGAGCCGGGCCGGCGAGGGAATAGAGCAAAGGGATGGGAAGCAGaagcagaactcctgggttcttttccctaGTTTTCTCAATGAGGCCGTTTAGACAAGTCACTTCGTGGTGTATAAGGTGGGAATCATacttgtgctttgagatcctcccgGGAAAGGTACAATGTAGAGCTAAAGGGTCGTGAACTTTTCTGTACTGAATCCCTGCTCTGCTATGCCTCTGCCAAGGGAAGCTCACTCACCACTCCTGTACTTCTGAGGAAGCAATGAGTGAGCTCTCCAGCAGTGTGCATGTTAGTGAAGTGCTGTCAGATTACTCTCACACACGGCACCTTGTTATGGTGACAGCCTGGGGTGTTAATTCAGTGAAAAGTCTGATCTGTTATGTCTTGTCCAGGGCTAGCTGAAGATTACAGAGAGCACTGATATCTTTTCCCACATCTTTGGAGTAGTGGAAGGGTATGGGTATATCTACCATGAATAGAAGGCAGTTGTCATCAGTCTTAGCACTGTTCTAATTGAGTGAATCTAAAGTTAAACTAACTCTTTCCATGTAAATATTATTGTTCATCTGCTCTTTTGTATCAGAACGTACAGTTGATAATTCCTGGACAACATGACATTCCACAGCTGTAACATAGTCCTTGCAATAGCCAGGTCAAGGTAAGAAACGAaggcttatttttaaattgtattttattgtttaagatTCTTGGTTTGTTCTAGTACTTTTGCATCTTTAGTTCTCTGAAGTATATTCAAATAGTAGCCACTTCTGTGTAAAACATCCCAGTAAAGCTTTGTCTGATAAGTGATAACACTGTTGCCATAGTGATGGTTAATTTCTTCAGGTGACTGATGCTTTGGTTTAGTGCTGGGGCATGGTAAGAAGTGTATGcagcaattaatttttaattcaaaacaGGCTTGCTGTTGTAAATGAGGCTACATGAGGTGAAACCAAATGTTTAATCTTAGTTTGAGAGAAAGTTCAGTCTCTTTATATTCCAAGTACTGAATTAATTTTGTGGTTGGTTAAATGTCTGAATGAAATGGAGGGATTTGATTAGAAAGGCTCTGGTAGTTGCCATAGTACATACTAATATGAGAAGTCTTATTCCTGTTATACAAGATAAGATTAAAAATCATAATGTAAAACTTCCTTCCCTGGTGTTTAACAAGCCTctttgcagggctttggagctgtgctctggctccagaGCAAGCTCCAGGCAAaaccctgcagctccactgctccggagctgctctgtgctccagctctgggctccgctccaaagccctgcctctTTGTGATACCAGGGGCATCCCACTGGGGCTGTAGATAACAACATAAGAAATTATGAGGAATGTTCCAGGAAGTAGCCTGGCTGTGGTGGTGTGATGGggataagggtttttttttgtttttttcccttgggCTGTGATTAGGTAAAATTCTTCTGTCATACCCATTAATCGAATGGTGCTTATAAGAAATGGACTGAAATACTGAGTTGCTCCTTTGAGAGGACAGCTCATCAGCTAGAATAATGCAAAAACTTTGTGTTTCATCCCCAGCTAAAATCTGCTCCCAAAAACTAGGCAAGTCTTTAAGAAGATTCTGGGTGATGAATTTGAAGCTAAGAACATAAAGTCAAATGAAATGGTTAACTTTGGTAATTAACTGCAGCAGAGAATTACATGCTTAAAGTAACTAGCTTCTCTTCAGTTTCAGAGGCCCTCATCTTCTTGTTCACTCCAGTTGTTCTCCATATTCCTCATCAGTTGCATTTGTCCAACTAGTGGATTctcatttaaaccgaatttataTGAAAGACTCTGAAAACCAGCAGTTACTGTACTGCACACAGCTGGCCTCTGGACTACGAACTAAAGCAGTGAGAACGCTGCACACCTCTGCTTACTGGCATCAAGAGCTCCAAGATAAATCTCAGCTGCACCAAAGGACAATAAACCAGGACACTGAGCATGCTAAAACTCTGCCAGACCAAAGCACAGAGACTGGTGTGGGGAAAAAGTCTTTACGCCAAAGAATTGTGGATGAACTGAAACATTATTACAATGGATTCCACTTGCTTTGGATTGACACAAAGGTCGCTGCCAGGATGGTGTGGAGGCTGCTACATGGTCAGGTTCTCACTAGACGAGAGAGACGAAGGGTGAGTATGAACTACCTTGCACAAACACATTGATGCTAATTTGCTACGCTGATGTGTCAAAAATCTTAAGGTAACCAAAGAAACCGGTCAGTTCAGTTTCCAAACTTTCTTTGAACAGAGGTCAAATGTGGATGTCTGTTTAAACCTTTCATGTGAATTTAATGCCTATAAAAGGGTAATAGCTCAACAGCCCAGGAGCCTGAAATCCTCTATATATTTCCCATAACTAGTACAGCACAAGCAGTGGCAACACTGGTCCCCTGGGTTCTGCCAAGGACCCTCATCCTTATCCTGGGGAGGACTTCTCTGAAATGAGAGGAACATTCAATCTCTGTGGCCCATCAGTTTCTGCAAGACTTTGGACAAGGGGGATGATTGCTATGGTACTTTAAAAGTGGCCAGAGTAGTTGTTCAAAATACACAGATGCAGTCTTAAAAGCACTATAAATTCCTTTGATACAGAGGCCATGTGACAAGTCCTAAGTTTAGAGACCATGCTGAAAAGCACCTGGGTTATCTAAATGAGTGGTAATTCTTGCACTAAGATCGCCTGTAGAAAGCCTTCATTAATTGGGCCCAAAATAGGTATTCTTTGGTGcctgtaaaatgaaaaataactcCTGCGATGCCTTTCTACAGCTACTGAGGACATGTGCTGATCTCTTCCGACTGGTTCCCTTCTTGGTGTTCATCATTGTGCCCTTCATGGAGTTCCTGTTACCTGTATTTCTGAaactctttcctgaaatgttgccCTCAACTTTTGAGACGGAATCAAAAAAGGTTTGTGTACCGGGCTGTTGAGAAAGCAGACTGCTTCGATAATTCAGACTCCATTAACTAGGATTGTGGATGGCAACTCTAGAAGTATATTGGGATATCAACTAGCCTGAGCCATACTGCTAGAATCTAACTAAACAGCATGCCATAATTAATTGTTCTTCAGTACTCATCATGGAGTAGTGAGACTAAGCAAGTGTAGGAAGATTATTCTAGTCAGTAGATAgagcactcaggagacctgggttcagttccttgctcagACTTTTTctatgaccttggccaagtcacttaatctacgCTGTGtctctgtttgtttctcttttctttaagGGGATAATactgtgaggataaaatccatgaATGATTTTGAGGCACTGAGATATTAGAGTGATTAGGGTCAGAGAAgtggatagatagaaggggtCTGCAGCAAGGATACTTGATAACTGATTGAAGACAGGAGTAGTACAAGAGAACTGAAAGGTTTAACAAGTATTGTGCCCAGAGTTGGCTGTCTTTATCTCTCTTTCCTGTCTCCTCTCCCAATTTCTTTCTTCCATCCTTAATAGTTTGgaggtattttatttttttttcccttccagttCAGAATAATGTTTCtgactaagtatcagaggggtagctgtgttagtctggatctgtaaaaagtgacagtcctgtggcaccttatagactaacagttgtattggagcataagctttcgtgggttgcatccaacgaagtggctATTCaactacgaaagcttatgctccaatacgtctgttagtctataaggtgccacaggactctttgtcgcttcttTCAGACTAAATGATTGGCCCTGAAATAGAAACCTTAACTATGTTTGGTTAGATAGCCACAGAAAATGAAGGGTCTCCTTAGGATCATTTTAATCAGGTGCCTCTTATCACTCAGAGGCAGAGCCAGTGGATCAAACATGCTGAGTGTGTGAAGGCAGGAGTTAAATACTGTTAGGTTTCACTTAACCAAAATGTTGATGGATCCTTAagaaaaagaggagattaatTTGGGCCAAAATGCTAGTGTCCTATGTGTAGAcagtttccattgactttcatggggATTTCCCATAtttccaagggcagaatttgccctTTATTCTTCAACCAAAACCACCTGAAACCATAAAGGCTAGTTCTGTGTGGCACATGAGCCCTATCAACTTCTCAGCCCTTGTCAATATCATACAACTGGGGTATTCTCTGTCCACTATTAGCTCACTTCTTTTGCAGCTGATAACATCTGAAATCTGGGTCATTTTCTGTAGTGTCTGATACTAACTAATCAAAACATCTTTGTTACCACATGGGCAACTGTTGATTAGCACCcacaaatgtaaatcagttcAGCCTTGCCTCTCTGTGCAACTGGGTCAAACACTCTTACTCAAAGTGGATTCACACATGCAGAGCTACAGCAGAGTCTGACAATTGCTCTTATTGATCAGTCAGTACATGGCATGCAGAGTGACCTTGTTCACTCTTTATACTTAGTGGCTCCAACCAGAACAAGGCTGACTTTAAAAGAGGGATGcaaacctatatatatatatatcacctttggggtttttttcctctcttcactCATCCATGTTTGGTTTCTCTGTATCAAAATCATTTTCCTAGCAATTAGAGAGGCAGAGTGACTGGCAGAATGGGGTTCACGTTAGCAGGTTTTGCTGAAATTTCAGCACTACTGGTTTATGTGCAAATTGTCCCCTGTCCATGTGGTCCAGTGTGGTGTGCTTCTTGCAATTATGATCAAGCCAATGTTAGAGATACTTTAATGGCCTAGTAAATACACTCTTCTAACTCAAACCATGTGGATTTAAAGCACTGTTTGGATGCAAAAGAAAGTTACAGTAACACTGACACAATCTTTGTTATAACTAAGCTTATTAATATTAACCATAGGATTCTTGGAGGTTTATTAGGTCATTCTAGCTCAAAATCTAGGCTTACTCTTATTTTCACACACAATATAACAGAACTTATATTTCTATGAAGActattcagtaaaaaaaaaaaacttgtatttACAGCATCTGTCTAGTAAGCGGGATTAAAACTGATGCATGTACTTCAATTATCCAAGCCAAAGTGCCGAGTAGTCAGCAGCAATGATGAACAGTAAGTTAGGTTTTGAGAGGTGTAGGGGTAATTAACCCAAGGCCTGGGGTAACAAAAGGAAGGAAATGTATCCCAACCTTCTCTTTCCTGGAGTTCAGTCTGAACCTCTAACTACTTTTTGTTTCCTAAATtaaggaagaaaaacagaaaaagaaactaaGTGCCACGTTAGAGCTTGCAAAATTCCTGCAGGAGACTATTGCCGAGATGGCCAAAAGGAACAAAGCAAATATGGGAGAGGCCACCAAGCAGTTCTCTTCCTATGTGCAACAGGTACAGCAAACAGTAAAATAAGATGGAGGGACTAGAAAAGGTATCTGCAGTCCTGTGTAGCGGGGCAGCACGGTGGGTAGATACAACTTTGAAGGGTCTTGTGCTGGGAGATAAGGAAGTATGGGATTTGTCCGACACAAAAATCTGCAAAGCAATCTTGCAAACTAGATTAACAGATTATATTCTCACCCACCTTcctgtgtgtgtgaaatgttttGTAACCTGTACAGAAACAATCATGATATTGCTGTTAAACCATTCTGTGAACTGTAACTGCACTGGCAAACTTATCTGACAAGCCCAGGATTAGAGAAGCTGCAATTCCTTGATTGCAAGTTTCAGTGGGTGGTGATggtctgtttgttttaaaacaaatggtaaatggaggaaaaaaattgttcctGTCCATCTATCTGTAAGAAAGCTGCAGCTGTTGTGCTAGCTGTTGAAACTTGAAAGCTGGCAGAGCCTTGCTACCAGGCATGTAAAAATGCTGAGGGATATTGGTAAACTGATTGCCCTTTCATGGGCACTGCCTTGGGGAAGCCTTGTGAACCTGTGTCCTTGTGAACCCCACTGCCTTGGGGAACCTGTGTCCAGATAAGTTACTGTCTTATCTTAATTCTCATTTTAACCAGCAGAAAAACTCTTTTACATAGTGAAGTCCTTCAAGTGGCCATTCTCAGAGCACATTAGAAATAGTAGATTATTTTCAGACCCTAGGTTTGAACAATAGTAGTTTAGTGGCCACCAGCAAAAAGCACTAAAGTGAAATGATTTGGGGAGTGTTAGAGTGAGGACTGGATTCAGGATGCCTAGTTTCTGTTTCCAGCACTGCTTGTGGCTTTTGAGATATATTCCTATCTGATGCCTTGGCTTTGTTGCGCAGGTTCGTCATGCTGGCCACCagcccagcacccaggagattGTGCGCTTCTCCAAGCTCTTTGAGGATGAGCTGACCCTTGAACACTTAGAACGGCCACAACTGGTAGCCCTCTGCAAACTGCTTGAACTACAGCCCATTGGCACCAATAACCTACTCCGCTTCCAGCTTTTGATGCAGCTCAGGTCTATAAAAGCAGATGATGAAGTAAGAGACTAAAACAAATAGCACAGATGCAGTATGATCTGATGGTTAgtacaggagacctgggttcttgtTCTGATCCTGCAAGTCACTTCCTTTCTCTGAGCTGCAGTTTGCCTATCTGATATTCTAGGtatgctgctgcccatgctgacAGGGAGAGGGGTGATCTTACTATTTGTAAGAGAAGGATTATCCCATGAGAGACTCTAAGGAAGTAGAGTGTTGGCAGTTCAGCCCTCCAGTGTCTTCTATCAGCTCTACCAAGAAGGTTCTCAGAGGAGACTCTCTTGCTATTAAGAATTGAGAAGGTAGCCTCTTAGGATCTCAGTAGCCTGTAGCAATGAATGATTGCGGAGCCCCATCTCTTATACTACTTCAATTTTATCATACTTATTTCTATAGACACTTTGGGCCATTTCTATTACGTAACTAGCATTCTGAATTTAGAGTGCACTGATGCCAAACTCATTCCTGTTGCAGTCCAAGCTTGGGAGCATGATAGTTGAGGAAATCTGGCACTATGAGACTCGAATGAAGGATCTGGAAGCTTTTTGTTAATCAGTTATGTCACAGCATAATTTCTAAGTGGCTCCTGGCTACCTCTGACTTAAGTATATGGAATGATAGGTCCATTTTTACAAataaaggcccaatcctgaaaatCCTTATGCATGTGAGCTACTTTACCCTGTGAGTGGTTGCATTACAGTTCAGTAGGGCCACACACAAGAGTGCAGTTACTCATGTGTAAGTAAGTGTTTGGAGGATCAAGCCCAAGGTTATCCCTCGCCTTTAGCTGTGTTTAGCATGCAGCTAGGCAGTCACAGATGGGATGTCTGCTGAATCCCAGTTTTGGTATCAGTAggttttcctttgtttattttctaCTCCCCTCCAGTGCAAGCAGGCATCTCTTTGGTACCAGACTTCATGAATAAACTAGGGTTTGGGCTTCTGGAGGCCTGCATTTGTGAATGTTCCTTTTCCTTTCAGATGATTGCTAAGGAAGGTGTTAATGGGCTAAGTGTATCCGAACTGCAGAGTGCATGCCGGGCCAGAGGAATGCGATCACTGGGTCTCACAGAGGAACAGCTGAAAGAACAACTCAGTCAGGCAAGTAGGGCCTTGCTGCTACTAAAGTATTGGAACATTGCAGCCAGAGTTTATATTTTACTTAAAGGGACCATGTCAGATGTTCAGTCTTCAAATAAACTGGTTTTGACAGATGGTTGGCCTTGCCCTGAAGATTCATGCCACTGTTTTGTTATTGATCCTCATTTGCATAACTGAACGGTAAAAACACAAAACATACCACTTATGCTAAAGCCCAGTTGAAAAAGATGGTGGCTGAGTGCCAAGTGCAAATACCTGTCGGGAACAGGACACAAGAACCCAGGGGATTACTTAAAccactagagcagcaaaggccttGTCCATTTAAAAGAGGACAGTGCTGGAATGGGGCAGATAATGAGACATTGTAACTTGTCTGTATAgggattcacagattccaaggtgaGCAGGGCCCATTTGTGATCTGACCTCCTAcaaaacacaggccagagacggtccccaaaataattcctagagcagatctctttGAAAAATAtctgatcttgattttaaaattgccagtagtAGTGGCAGCTATTTACATGTGgcacttccctcctcccatccctgGGACTCCGTACTGGGGCCTTATTCTGCCGGGGTCAGGGCCACGGTTGCTGCAGGTGCTGTATTTTGGATAAAACGTGAAGTAGACGCTTGAACACTTAATTTACCTATGGCAGTCTTTCAAAAGTAGGGATGTTAACACCAGTTTTGCAGTCAACTTCTATGTAAGTAACTAGTCTACCTTTCTAGACTTTTTCTCCAGCTTCAGCTGGATGCAGGAATCTTCACTGCCCTTTGAAACTGTTTATTCCTACTGAGAGCTGGTTAAATAGCTGTTGCCTTTCACCTCTAGAGATAGGCAACTTGAACCTCTATTAGCTTAATCTGTCACATGCTCTGGAGTCCTTCAGAATGAAGGGTGCTTTACAATGCTAGAGAATTCTCCTCAGTGAGTGGTGTTTAAACAGTTGATTTTTGAACCAATAACCCTCTAAATAACCCTCTTTCCATCCTTTCTCCCCATGTTCTACAGTGGCTAGATCTACATCTAAAGGAGAATGTTcctccttctctgctgctgctttctcgCGCCTTGTACTTGATAGACATGAAGCCGAAACCTATTCAGGTGTCGCAGAGTGAGGTGAGTGGGCTGAATAGCAGTTAGCTTGAGGACATGGTCCTCGTTAACAAAACAAGAACATAAGGATCACAAATGAAGGATTCAGTTACTCACCAAGCCTCAGTCACACACAGCGCATGTCCTGCCATACACTCTACTAGACACCTGTCTAAAACAGCAGGCTCACCATGATGACTAGTTGGTGCCAGCTTGGTGTCCTCAAGCCAAATGGGATGTTTCCCAGCTGCCTTTTGTAGAGACAATGTATCTGAATTTTTTTACGGCTGTCTTAGCTTCCAGCATGCTGACTAGTTTACTAACAGATGAACACACTCTGATTGTGGTAAAACATCTAATGTTTTTAGGGCTCCCATCCCAAATGAAAGACTTGGGGGGAGCAGCTTCGATATTAGAAACAATAGTAATTGCACTATCACTGTAGAAAAAGAATGTATGAATAGCACTtacaagccccagtcatggacacAGACCCCATTCTGCTAGATGCTCtataaacccagaacaaaaataaGAGTCCTGCCGCAAAGAGATTACAAGGTAAGTATAAGAGGAGACAACAGATGAGTGCAGCTAGGCTGATGGGCAGGGCACAGGGAaagaatgagacaatattggtcagcctgataggcagtggtctcagcacagcaGTAGTCTAGCCGTTTTTAGTAGTCCAGTTCTTCCTCCAGTGACATGTTACATTCATAGACTTGGTTTTGGGTTTAATATAACTTCCAAGCTGCCAAACTTGAGTTTTGATCTTTGAGATGAAAATACCTGCCTGGTGTATTTGAAGTGTCTAACTGACTAGGGGCCTGATttgcaaaggtgctgagcactcactgctTCAGTTGACTTCAGGTGGAGTTGAGAAGAACTtagcatcactgaaaatctatcCAGGGACTCAGTCTTCCTATATCTCTACAGTTCCTGGCATGCTTTAGGCGCTCTTACAGTATAAATAATTGTGTGAAGCATATACCTATTATTCAAATTGGACAGATTTCTACCCAGACAGGTGTGTCAAATGCATAGGTGAGTTCTTTTTTCGCTTGCATTTTTCTTATTAATGTTCTAATTGTTCTTGAAAAGCAGACTTGGATTGAGATTGAACCTGAACAATGCAAGACACATGGTGCTAAATAACTAAACTTTGGCCAGGTACTtactggcctggagtctcctcATAATCTGCATAAAATACGAACAGCAATTTtgagctgtttattttttttccttaggtTCGGGTTAGTGATGCTGCTGCGGAAACACCAGTTCTTGAGCCTAAAGAAACCTTAGTGGATTCTGCACCCATTGTGCAAGGAAGAAAGGTTAGAAAATCACTCTTTTTACAAATGAGTATCAGATTTATATGAAATGCTGCAGGCTTGGGAAGTATGAGTGTGAACATACTTTAGCATAGTATGGAAGCTGGTGGCCTTTTAGTCCGGCATCTTTAGTTAGTATCTCTGAATAGTGCACTGGAATAGAAACTCTTGGGATAGGCAAGTTTGTCTGTCTGTCACACTGTTGCAACAGCAGTGCTTCCTTTGCCAAGGAAGGAGAGGATGTTGAAAAGGCAGAGGAAGCTGCAATGGCATCACTTCTTGCACAAGTGCTGGAAACGCTGCtgacaattcaaaacaaaatcacCACCAACTTCCATCAGGAGAGCGCTTCTGAGATCCTTAGTTATTCAGACTCCTTTTCTGTAAACTAGACAATCATATGCTGCCACTTCTGCTCGCATGTCACCTGTGAGAGGATGGTTAAATTCTGAATCACGTTATAAGCTCCTCCCCAGGAGACTTTTTCCTGAGGGTGTTAGCCACAAGAATTGGAGGAGTTGGGGGCAGATTAGCATGTGAAACTCTGCATGCAGCCAGGCAAGCCAGTTCAGGAAGGTCT from Gopherus evgoodei ecotype Sinaloan lineage chromosome 2, rGopEvg1_v1.p, whole genome shotgun sequence includes:
- the LETM2 gene encoding LETM1 domain-containing protein LETM2, mitochondrial; translated protein: MTFHSCNIVLAIARSSFRGPHLLVHSSCSPYSSSVAFVQLVDSHLNRIYMKDSENQQLLYCTQLASGLRTKAVRTLHTSAYWHQELQDKSQLHQRTINQDTEHAKTLPDQSTETGVGKKSLRQRIVDELKHYYNGFHLLWIDTKVAARMVWRLLHGQVLTRRERRRLLRTCADLFRLVPFLVFIIVPFMEFLLPVFLKLFPEMLPSTFETESKKEEKQKKKLSATLELAKFLQETIAEMAKRNKANMGEATKQFSSYVQQVRHAGHQPSTQEIVRFSKLFEDELTLEHLERPQLVALCKLLELQPIGTNNLLRFQLLMQLRSIKADDEMIAKEGVNGLSVSELQSACRARGMRSLGLTEEQLKEQLSQWLDLHLKENVPPSLLLLSRALYLIDMKPKPIQVSQSEVRVSDAAAETPVLEPKETLVDSAPIVQGRKGEEFISQASEKLPIPGVSVKPLPGETKMEVSQSSKASANGV